The Streptomyces nitrosporeus genome includes a window with the following:
- a CDS encoding polysialyltransferase family glycosyltransferase — protein MTQIFAASTLYGAMTVAAAIDAGQFGGDEHERILLVCNNVDIPEVSTPLHLMPGAESIRQRFTKVAYWNSLISPYHPAMWAPRDEDLSLWRRMLGGRLGVAPGPLQLIVESIQVKPAQTLCKIFQDASVTVYADGVMSYGPTRNDLHRDIHSRISEVLYLDLVPGLEPMLLTEYQVPSRPVDSSAVWSLMAEVTQECVPQIEQAIPEHLRERGPETAVLLGQYLSSLGILTEEEEENLHLRMFESAVGLGFRTVIFKPHPSAPDSLAATLAQAAREAGVEFLVLDVPVLAETVFHYLQPRLVIGCFSTGLFTAKAFYGISVAQVGAREIIRRMRPYENSNRIPVTITHALLSDLESPGGYAEDRIMDLGHVRSELSPYVATVGFCMQPKRYAFLRGVAEDYVAGAVPQWDSRPELGMHFNPRVREKLSLPGPPLPAAKKERGGKRKPEPAAPVWDVSVSGFSSLLESGDDDGALEVGEKLLTEQESVDVLVGMAQIYVRRRQLPTPSHVWWTRWPRPRATSARWSGSG, from the coding sequence ATGACTCAGATCTTCGCGGCATCCACCCTGTACGGTGCGATGACGGTGGCGGCGGCCATCGACGCGGGCCAGTTCGGCGGGGACGAACACGAGCGTATTCTCCTGGTCTGCAACAACGTGGACATCCCGGAAGTCTCCACCCCGCTGCACCTCATGCCCGGAGCGGAGTCGATCCGGCAGCGCTTCACCAAGGTCGCCTACTGGAACAGCCTGATCAGCCCCTACCACCCGGCGATGTGGGCACCCCGGGACGAGGACCTCTCCCTGTGGCGGAGGATGCTCGGCGGGCGGCTGGGGGTGGCGCCCGGACCGCTCCAGCTCATCGTGGAGTCCATCCAGGTCAAGCCGGCCCAGACGCTGTGCAAGATCTTCCAGGACGCCTCCGTCACGGTCTACGCCGACGGGGTGATGAGCTACGGCCCCACCCGGAACGACCTGCACCGTGACATCCACTCCCGCATCTCCGAGGTGCTCTACCTCGATCTCGTCCCCGGCCTGGAGCCGATGCTCCTGACGGAATATCAGGTCCCGTCGCGGCCCGTGGACTCCTCGGCCGTGTGGTCGCTCATGGCCGAGGTGACCCAGGAATGCGTGCCGCAGATCGAGCAGGCGATCCCGGAGCACCTGCGTGAGCGTGGACCGGAGACCGCGGTCCTGCTCGGGCAGTACCTGTCGAGTCTGGGAATCCTCACCGAGGAGGAGGAGGAGAACCTTCACCTGAGGATGTTCGAGTCCGCCGTCGGGCTGGGCTTCAGGACGGTGATCTTCAAGCCGCACCCCAGTGCCCCGGACAGCCTCGCGGCCACCCTGGCCCAGGCCGCGCGGGAGGCGGGCGTCGAGTTCCTCGTCCTGGACGTGCCCGTCCTGGCCGAGACCGTGTTCCACTATCTCCAGCCCAGGCTGGTCATCGGCTGCTTCTCCACGGGGCTCTTCACGGCGAAGGCCTTCTACGGGATCTCCGTGGCCCAGGTGGGGGCCCGGGAGATCATCCGCAGGATGCGCCCCTACGAGAACAGCAACCGCATTCCCGTGACCATCACGCACGCGCTGCTGTCCGACCTGGAGAGCCCCGGCGGATACGCCGAGGACCGCATCATGGACCTCGGCCACGTGCGGTCCGAACTCTCGCCGTACGTGGCCACCGTCGGCTTCTGCATGCAGCCGAAGCGCTACGCGTTCCTGCGGGGCGTGGCCGAGGACTACGTCGCCGGAGCGGTCCCGCAGTGGGACAGCAGGCCGGAGCTGGGGATGCACTTCAACCCCCGGGTGCGCGAGAAGCTCTCACTGCCCGGCCCGCCGCTGCCCGCGGCCAAGAAGGAGCGCGGCGGGAAGCGGAAACCCGAACCGGCCGCGCCGGTGTGGGACGTCTCGGTGAGCGGGTTCAGCTCACTGCTGGAGTCCGGCGACGACGACGGAGCCCTGGAGGTCGGGGAGAAGCTGCTCACCGAACAGGAGTCCGTCGACGTCCTGGTCGGGATGGCGCAGATCTACGTACGCCGCCGGCAGCTCCCGACGCCGAGTCATGTCTGGTGGACGCGATGGCCGCGGCCGAGGGCAACGAGCGCGCGCTGGTCTGGATCCGGATAG
- a CDS encoding glycosyltransferase family 2 protein, whose product MVTLSVIVPMCNVRDYCRATLKSLALNARSDFEFIVVDDRSTDGTFEILRDMIPSVPGALLLRNSENKGISATRNVGLAAARGTYVTFLDGDDWFAPGYLAKLVESITAAGVDFVRTGHVRVYGKKREVVRAPVSPRAVPLDPASFVLPVDASSMVDYPLVWAGVYDRERLLALDSLFFDQSLRTAEDRHWMWRLHLRTRTFAVTDLHGIFYRRDVAGSLTKIPDERQLDFIKCYEKVFQEVAVHERGYDLSFKVMRTLCAMIVVHLDRADTYDEFTRGLLMERSARALHNSPQDVLEETLRGMDARRVKKLRALWSDFGVAA is encoded by the coding sequence ATGGTGACGTTGTCGGTCATTGTTCCGATGTGCAACGTCCGGGACTATTGTCGGGCCACTTTGAAGTCCCTTGCCCTCAATGCCAGGAGTGATTTCGAGTTCATCGTCGTCGACGACCGGTCGACGGACGGTACCTTCGAGATCCTGCGGGACATGATTCCTTCGGTCCCGGGTGCCCTGTTGCTCCGCAATTCTGAGAACAAGGGGATATCCGCCACCCGGAACGTGGGTCTGGCCGCGGCGCGGGGGACCTATGTGACCTTCCTCGACGGGGACGACTGGTTTGCGCCCGGATATCTCGCGAAGCTGGTCGAGTCGATCACCGCCGCCGGGGTGGACTTCGTCCGCACCGGCCATGTCCGTGTGTACGGCAAGAAGCGGGAGGTGGTGCGGGCCCCCGTGTCGCCGAGGGCGGTCCCGCTCGACCCGGCCTCATTCGTCCTTCCGGTCGACGCGTCGTCCATGGTGGACTATCCGCTGGTCTGGGCCGGGGTGTACGACCGTGAGCGCCTGCTCGCCCTGGACTCCCTCTTCTTCGACCAGTCCCTCCGGACCGCCGAGGACCGGCACTGGATGTGGCGCCTGCATCTGCGTACGCGGACCTTCGCCGTCACGGATCTGCACGGGATATTCTATCGGCGGGACGTCGCGGGATCGCTCACGAAAATCCCGGACGAGCGCCAGCTGGACTTCATCAAATGCTACGAGAAGGTATTCCAGGAAGTAGCCGTTCATGAGCGCGGGTACGATCTTTCCTTCAAGGTGATGCGTACGCTCTGCGCGATGATCGTCGTTCACCTGGACCGTGCGGACACCTATGACGAATTCACTCGCGGACTCCTCATGGAACGAAGTGCGCGAGCGCTGCACAACTCTCCTCAGGATGTTCTGGAGGAGACGTTGCGTGGAATGGACGCGCGACGGGTGAAGAAGCTCAGGGCGCTCTGGTCCGATTTCGGTGTGGCAGCCTGA
- a CDS encoding DUF6716 putative glycosyltransferase, with the protein MRIHVLADSDTRWKWGAGLATGFCPQGEVHAHMLRGRSTPTARQMAEVGITPASITETTLPEFVTSPEVADADVIVLGTVGGATQAALHGLAHAFRDYPQRPVLVTGYVGVVYEKVTDGLLLRAGADIVLANSPYDTRRFRGIYEPLGIPGGSVVQTALPFLEQRPYDMNRAGAEHPYTVCFAVQPSVPEDRKSRTYLLRRAIQHARLRPGRDVLIKLRSRPGEQTTHIEAYHYQDLAEQMSEPMPPNLHFVYGNMSDTLDRTDLMITVSSTAALESMHRGMPTGILSDLGVREAHGNHYFVGSGCVTSWDDVDQGEAPLAHEAWKRDQGILADDPYGELRSRIDVLLRAPALPPITPYYTRANASGYMPTLLARRGLNPDGSPARGEGATGGSGSARRTSRRVMRSAYQFGVQRVAPKLQRWGDV; encoded by the coding sequence TTGCGCATCCATGTCCTCGCCGACTCCGACACACGCTGGAAGTGGGGAGCCGGCCTCGCGACCGGCTTCTGCCCCCAGGGGGAAGTGCACGCGCACATGCTGCGCGGCCGGAGCACGCCCACCGCCCGGCAGATGGCCGAGGTCGGCATCACTCCGGCGAGCATCACGGAGACCACCCTTCCCGAGTTCGTCACCTCGCCGGAAGTCGCCGACGCGGACGTCATCGTGCTCGGTACGGTCGGCGGTGCCACCCAGGCCGCCCTGCACGGACTCGCCCACGCCTTCCGCGACTACCCGCAGCGCCCGGTCCTCGTGACCGGCTATGTCGGGGTCGTCTACGAGAAGGTGACGGACGGTCTGCTGCTGCGGGCCGGCGCCGACATCGTCCTGGCCAACAGCCCGTACGACACACGCAGGTTCCGCGGCATCTACGAGCCGCTGGGGATCCCCGGGGGCTCGGTCGTGCAGACCGCCCTCCCCTTCCTCGAACAGCGCCCCTACGACATGAACCGTGCGGGGGCCGAACACCCCTACACCGTCTGCTTCGCGGTGCAGCCGTCCGTCCCCGAGGACCGGAAGTCGCGCACCTACCTGCTGCGGCGGGCCATCCAGCACGCCCGGCTGCGCCCCGGACGCGATGTGCTCATCAAGCTGCGCAGCCGCCCCGGCGAGCAGACCACCCACATCGAGGCCTACCACTACCAGGACCTGGCCGAGCAGATGTCCGAACCGATGCCCCCCAACCTGCACTTCGTGTACGGGAACATGTCGGACACCCTGGACCGCACCGACCTCATGATCACGGTCAGCTCCACAGCGGCACTGGAATCGATGCACCGCGGCATGCCGACCGGCATCCTCAGCGATCTCGGCGTGCGCGAGGCCCACGGCAACCACTACTTCGTCGGGTCGGGCTGCGTCACCTCCTGGGACGACGTGGACCAGGGCGAGGCGCCCCTGGCGCACGAGGCGTGGAAGCGGGACCAGGGCATCCTCGCGGACGACCCGTACGGCGAGCTGCGCTCCCGTATCGACGTGCTGCTCCGGGCGCCCGCCCTGCCGCCGATCACCCCCTACTACACCAGGGCGAATGCGTCGGGCTACATGCCCACGCTGCTCGCCCGCCGCGGACTCAACCCCGACGGCTCCCCCGCCAGGGGGGAAGGGGCGACCGGCGGCAGCGGTTCCGCCCGGCGCACCTCGCGCCGGGTGATGCGCAGTGCCTACCAGTTCGGCGTCCAGCGAGTCGCACCCAAACTGCAGCGTTGGGGCGACGTCTGA
- a CDS encoding acylneuraminate cytidylyltransferase codes for MSDTLAREALSSTVTAVIPARGGSKGIPGKNVMPVGGVALVARAVHACLAAEHVGRTVVSTDDPLIAAAALRAGAEVVERPEQLASDQASSESALIHALDTVESRHRQSVEVLVFVQCTSPFVTAGEIDETVLAITRDGADTAFTAAPFHGFVWRAEPASAGAGANARGAYGVNHDSAERQRRQDRVPEFLETGAVYAMRADGFRKYLHRFFGRTAMVATAPERAIEIDEPGDLDRARALAPLLDAATRPHRDDIDAVVLDFDGTQTDDRVWIDGTGRETVSVHRGDGMGTSRLRRAGLPVLILSSETNPVVAARARKLGVPVVHGVETKDVELEKWFRAEGIDPGRILYVGNDVNDLPCFELVGWPVAVGDAHRAVRERARLTTSAHGGHGAVREIAEWLLGKDL; via the coding sequence GTGTCCGACACCCTCGCACGGGAGGCTCTTTCCTCCACCGTGACGGCCGTCATACCCGCGCGCGGCGGATCCAAGGGGATCCCCGGCAAGAACGTGATGCCGGTCGGCGGCGTGGCTCTGGTCGCGAGGGCGGTCCACGCCTGCCTGGCCGCCGAGCACGTCGGCCGCACCGTAGTCTCCACCGACGACCCGCTCATCGCGGCAGCCGCCCTGCGGGCGGGCGCCGAGGTGGTGGAGCGTCCCGAACAGCTCGCCTCCGACCAGGCGTCGAGCGAATCGGCCCTGATCCACGCGCTGGACACGGTCGAGTCCCGGCACCGGCAGTCCGTCGAGGTCCTGGTCTTCGTGCAGTGCACGAGCCCCTTCGTCACCGCCGGGGAGATCGACGAGACGGTGCTGGCGATCACCCGCGACGGGGCGGACACGGCGTTCACCGCCGCCCCCTTCCACGGCTTCGTCTGGCGCGCGGAACCCGCGTCCGCCGGTGCAGGGGCGAACGCCCGTGGCGCGTACGGGGTGAACCACGACAGCGCCGAGCGGCAGCGCCGGCAGGACCGCGTACCGGAGTTCCTGGAGACCGGGGCCGTCTACGCCATGCGCGCGGACGGTTTCCGGAAGTACCTGCACCGGTTCTTCGGCCGGACCGCGATGGTCGCCACCGCCCCCGAGCGGGCCATCGAGATCGACGAGCCCGGCGACCTCGACCGGGCTCGCGCCCTGGCCCCGCTGCTCGACGCCGCGACGCGCCCCCACCGGGACGACATCGACGCGGTCGTCCTCGACTTCGACGGCACCCAGACCGACGACCGCGTCTGGATCGACGGGACGGGGCGGGAGACGGTCTCCGTCCACCGCGGCGACGGCATGGGGACGTCCCGGCTGCGACGGGCCGGACTGCCGGTCCTCATCCTGTCGAGCGAGACCAATCCGGTCGTGGCCGCACGGGCGCGCAAACTCGGTGTCCCGGTGGTCCACGGTGTGGAGACCAAGGACGTCGAGTTGGAGAAGTGGTTCCGTGCGGAGGGCATCGACCCCGGACGCATCCTCTACGTCGGAAACGACGTCAACGACCTGCCTTGCTTCGAGCTCGTCGGCTGGCCCGTCGCTGTGGGAGACGCCCACCGCGCGGTGCGGGAACGGGCTCGTCTGACCACGTCGGCCCATGGAGGGCACGGCGCCGTGCGAGAAATCGCCGAATGGCTCCTTGGAAAGGACCTCTGA
- a CDS encoding N-acetylneuraminate synthase family protein has protein sequence MAHNNRIRQIGTTTVGPGAPTYVIGEIGINHNGELDNALALIDAAADAGCDAVKFQKRTPEICTPRDQWDIERDTPWGRMTYIDYRHRVEFGEAEYTAIAEHCAERGIAWFASPWDTEAVVFLEKFDVPVHKVASASLTDDELLRALRATGKPVILSTGMSTPRQIRHAVEVLGSQNTILLHATSTYPAATNELNLRVINTLQEEYPNIPIGYSGHEIGLQTTLAAVAIGACVVERHITLDRAMWGSDQAASVEPQGLTRLVRDIRTIDEAKGDGVKKVYESELGPMKKLRRVPGSLAEETLQITA, from the coding sequence GTGGCGCACAACAACCGAATTCGCCAGATCGGCACCACCACCGTGGGGCCGGGCGCTCCCACCTATGTGATCGGTGAGATCGGTATCAACCACAACGGTGAACTCGACAACGCCCTCGCGCTGATCGACGCCGCCGCGGACGCCGGCTGCGACGCCGTGAAGTTCCAGAAGCGCACCCCGGAGATCTGCACCCCGCGCGACCAGTGGGACATCGAGCGCGACACCCCCTGGGGCCGGATGACGTACATCGACTACCGCCACCGCGTGGAGTTCGGCGAGGCCGAGTACACCGCCATCGCCGAGCACTGCGCCGAGCGCGGCATCGCCTGGTTCGCCTCCCCGTGGGACACCGAGGCCGTCGTCTTCCTGGAGAAGTTCGACGTCCCCGTCCACAAGGTGGCCTCCGCCTCCCTCACCGACGACGAGCTGCTGCGCGCGCTGCGCGCCACCGGCAAGCCCGTCATCCTCTCCACCGGCATGTCGACGCCCCGTCAGATCCGGCACGCCGTCGAGGTCCTCGGCAGCCAGAACACCATCCTGCTGCACGCCACGAGCACCTACCCGGCAGCGACCAACGAGCTGAACCTCCGGGTCATCAACACCCTCCAGGAGGAGTACCCGAACATACCGATCGGGTACTCGGGCCACGAGATCGGTCTGCAGACGACCCTGGCCGCCGTGGCGATCGGAGCGTGCGTCGTCGAGCGCCACATCACCCTCGACCGCGCCATGTGGGGCTCCGACCAGGCCGCCTCCGTCGAGCCGCAGGGCCTCACGCGCCTGGTCCGCGACATCCGCACCATCGACGAGGCCAAGGGCGACGGCGTCAAGAAGGTCTACGAGTCGGAGCTCGGCCCGATGAAGAAGCTGCGCCGCGTCCCGGGCAGCCTGGCCGAAGAGACCCTGCAGATCACGGCATGA
- a CDS encoding LCP family protein, translated as MASHRSNPDTAQGVPRSGRRATPRKRRRGLKITLGVLVVLVLAGGGTAYWMYQDLDGNIKAVDIDEALGEDRPEKLPTTGQNLLVLGSDSRAGAENKELGGGGGVSGSRSDTALVVHIPEGRKQAVAVSIPRDTLVTRPECVKADGTTVPTAERKMFNSVYSEVGPACVVKTVEKMSGVRIDHYMEIDFAGFKDLVDAIGGVTVEVEEPIRDKASGLDLAAGEHKLNGTESLAFVRTRHGIGDGSDLGRIGLQQQFLLALLTEIKSQDLLGSPAKTYKIANSATKSLTTDEGLASLTSLSKFAQSMNGVDPSTMETVMLPVAYDTIDRNRVVAAEPQAGDLWKAIREDTAVPESAKKSPATGG; from the coding sequence ATGGCATCGCATCGTTCAAACCCCGACACCGCTCAGGGTGTTCCTCGTTCCGGCCGGAGAGCCACCCCCCGCAAACGCCGCCGCGGGCTCAAGATCACGCTCGGGGTGCTGGTGGTGCTGGTGCTCGCCGGGGGCGGTACGGCGTACTGGATGTACCAGGACCTCGACGGCAACATCAAGGCCGTCGACATCGACGAGGCGCTCGGCGAGGACCGTCCCGAGAAGCTCCCCACCACCGGCCAGAACCTGCTCGTCCTGGGCTCCGACTCGCGCGCCGGCGCGGAGAACAAGGAGCTGGGCGGGGGCGGCGGTGTCAGCGGGTCCCGGTCCGACACCGCGCTGGTGGTGCACATACCCGAGGGCCGGAAGCAGGCCGTCGCGGTCTCGATCCCGCGCGACACGCTGGTGACCCGCCCGGAGTGCGTCAAGGCCGACGGGACGACGGTCCCGACGGCGGAGCGCAAGATGTTCAACTCCGTGTACTCCGAGGTCGGTCCGGCCTGTGTGGTCAAGACCGTGGAGAAGATGTCCGGGGTCCGCATCGACCACTACATGGAGATCGACTTCGCCGGTTTCAAGGATCTGGTGGACGCCATCGGCGGGGTCACCGTCGAGGTCGAGGAGCCGATCAGGGACAAGGCCTCCGGACTCGACCTGGCCGCCGGTGAGCACAAGCTGAACGGCACCGAGTCCCTGGCCTTCGTCCGTACCCGGCACGGCATAGGGGACGGCAGCGATCTGGGCCGCATCGGGTTGCAGCAGCAGTTCCTGCTGGCCCTGCTCACCGAGATCAAGTCGCAGGACCTGCTGGGCAGTCCGGCCAAGACGTACAAGATCGCGAACTCCGCCACCAAGTCGCTCACCACCGACGAGGGGCTCGCCTCGCTGACCTCGCTCAGCAAGTTCGCCCAGTCCATGAACGGTGTCGATCCCTCCACCATGGAGACGGTCATGCTGCCGGTCGCCTACGACACGATCGACAGGAACCGCGTGGTGGCCGCCGAGCCGCAGGCCGGTGACCTGTGGAAGGCGATCCGCGAGGACACCGCGGTCCCGGAATCGGCGAAGAAGTCGCCCGCCACCGGGGGCTGA
- a CDS encoding NTP pyrophosphohydrolase translates to MTAEQPLVVVDAANVVGSVPDGWWRDRRGAAERLRDSLVPYAAAGLPGFPGPLEMVLVVEGAARGVESVPGVRVESAPGEGDDRIVELVSGRGSGAAAGRPDRPCLVVTADRGLRRRVEAYGARCAGPRTVRPRG, encoded by the coding sequence CTGACCGCCGAGCAGCCCCTGGTCGTGGTCGACGCGGCGAACGTCGTCGGGTCGGTGCCGGACGGCTGGTGGCGGGACCGGCGGGGTGCGGCCGAGCGGCTGCGGGACTCGCTCGTCCCGTACGCCGCCGCCGGGCTGCCCGGGTTCCCCGGGCCGCTGGAGATGGTGCTGGTCGTGGAGGGCGCGGCCCGGGGTGTGGAGTCCGTACCGGGTGTACGGGTGGAGAGCGCCCCGGGCGAGGGCGACGACCGGATCGTCGAGCTGGTCTCCGGCCGGGGGTCCGGTGCGGCGGCCGGGCGGCCGGACCGCCCCTGTCTGGTGGTCACCGCAGACCGGGGGCTGCGGCGGCGCGTGGAGGCGTACGGCGCCCGGTGCGCCGGCCCGCGTACGGTCCGCCCCCGGGGCTGA
- a CDS encoding amino acid permease, which produces MSTLFRTKSVEQSIRDTEEPEHALRKSLSALDLTVFGVGVIIGTGIFVLTGKVAKETAGPATALAFVAAGIVCALAALCYAEFASTVPVAGSAYTFSYASLGELVAWIIGWDLVLEFALGTAVVAVGWSGYVRSLMDNIGWTMPEALSGPDVADGFGFDILAFALVLVLTVILVLGMKLSARVTTVVVAVKIAVVLIVIIAGLFFIEAANYKPFVPDAEPQPSGSGLDAPLVQLIFGYEPTNFGVMGIFTAASIVFFAFIGFDVVATAAEETKLPQRDMPRGILASLLICTLLYVAVSIVVTGMQHYSELSVSAPLADAFKAAGHPFYAGVISFGAAVGLTTVCLILLLGQTRVFFAMSRDGLLPRFFSKTHPRFGTPYRPTVLLGVIIAVVAGLTSINELATLVNIGTLFAFVVVALGVIVLRRTRPDLHRAFRTPWVPLIPVLSVAASVWLMLNLPAETWLRFGIWMVLGVVIYFVYGRRNSTMAKAAEADRAER; this is translated from the coding sequence ATGAGCACACTGTTCAGAACGAAATCGGTCGAACAGTCGATCAGGGACACGGAGGAACCGGAGCACGCCCTCAGGAAATCCCTCTCCGCCCTCGACCTCACCGTCTTCGGGGTGGGTGTCATCATCGGCACCGGCATCTTCGTCCTCACGGGCAAGGTCGCCAAGGAGACGGCGGGCCCCGCCACCGCCCTCGCCTTCGTCGCCGCCGGTATCGTCTGCGCGCTCGCGGCCCTGTGCTACGCCGAGTTCGCCTCGACGGTGCCGGTCGCCGGGTCGGCGTACACCTTCTCCTACGCCTCGCTGGGCGAACTCGTCGCCTGGATCATCGGCTGGGACCTGGTGCTCGAATTCGCGCTGGGCACGGCGGTGGTGGCGGTCGGCTGGTCCGGGTACGTGCGGTCGCTGATGGACAACATCGGCTGGACGATGCCCGAAGCGCTCTCCGGCCCCGACGTGGCCGACGGATTCGGCTTCGACATCCTGGCGTTCGCCCTCGTCCTCGTCCTGACCGTCATCCTGGTGCTCGGGATGAAGCTCTCCGCCCGGGTCACCACGGTCGTGGTGGCCGTCAAGATCGCCGTCGTGCTGATCGTGATCATCGCCGGGCTGTTCTTCATCGAGGCCGCCAACTACAAGCCCTTCGTCCCCGACGCCGAACCGCAGCCCTCGGGATCGGGCCTCGACGCCCCGCTGGTCCAGCTGATCTTCGGCTACGAACCGACCAACTTCGGGGTCATGGGCATCTTCACCGCCGCCTCCATCGTCTTCTTCGCCTTCATCGGCTTCGACGTCGTGGCCACGGCCGCCGAGGAGACGAAACTCCCTCAGCGCGACATGCCGCGCGGCATCCTCGCCTCACTCCTCATCTGCACCCTGCTCTACGTCGCCGTGTCCATCGTGGTGACCGGAATGCAGCACTACTCCGAACTCTCCGTCAGCGCCCCGCTCGCCGACGCCTTCAAGGCCGCCGGACACCCCTTCTACGCCGGTGTCATCAGCTTCGGCGCCGCCGTCGGCCTCACCACCGTCTGCCTGATCCTGCTCCTCGGCCAGACCCGGGTGTTCTTCGCGATGAGCCGTGACGGGCTGCTCCCGCGCTTCTTCTCCAAGACCCACCCGCGCTTCGGCACCCCCTACCGCCCCACCGTCCTGCTCGGTGTGATCATCGCGGTCGTCGCCGGTCTCACCAGCATCAACGAACTCGCCACCCTGGTGAACATCGGCACGCTCTTCGCGTTCGTGGTCGTCGCCCTCGGCGTCATCGTGCTGCGCCGCACCCGCCCGGACCTGCACCGGGCCTTCCGCACCCCCTGGGTACCGCTGATCCCGGTCCTCTCGGTGGCGGCCTCGGTCTGGCTCATGCTGAACCTGCCCGCGGAGACCTGGCTCCGGTTCGGGATCTGGATGGTGCTCGGAGTGGTCATCTACTTCGTGTACGGACGCCGGAACAGCACGATGGCGAAGGCCGCGGAGGCGGACCGGGCGGAACGCTGA